Within the Pseudobythopirellula maris genome, the region GGTGCAGGCGACGCCGTACACGACGCCCCCACCATCGAGCGCCCAGGGGGCGGCGGCGACCGCCACGCCCAACGGGATGTTCAAGAGGCGCCCGACGCGCACCACCTCGCCCATGCAAACGACCGAGACGGTCGCGATCAACGCCCCGCCGATGTGGGCGACGTCGGCCGCCGCCGTCTCGACGCCGACGCCCAGCCAGGCGGGCGCCGCCATCAGCGCCACGCCGAGCGCGGTCGAGGCGGTGAGCGTCCAGGGGAAACTCATCCCCCAGATCGAGGCGAGGAATACCTCGCGCGGGCGACGGGGGAGCTCGATCAACTCGGGCGAGCGCTCGTCCGGCGTGCAGCCCTCGGCCTCGCCCCCCTTCCAGAAGATCGCCCATAGCGAGCCGCCGCGGTCGCCGCGGCGCTTCGCCCGCACCACGTGCAGGCACATCGCCACGACCTCGTCGACCTCGAGCGGGATCATCGGCAGCATGATGAGCGCCGCCAGCAGGCACATCGAGCACCAGTGGTGGACGAGAACCGGCTGCGAAGCGACCAGGAAGATGTGCGTCAGGCCCAGCGGGATGACCAGCACGCCGAAGAACGCGACCATCCATGGCATGGTGCGCCAGCGCGACGGGCTGCCCATAAAGCCCATCAGGAACTCAAACGTGTAGCTGAGCGACCCGAGGCCGGCGTCGGAGATCGGCCAGGCGTGCGACATCTTCGAGTCGAGCACTTGGCGGGTCCCCTGGGCGAAGCCGAAGAAAGGGTCCCACACGTAGGTGGTGTAGCCAAGCTGGTACACGGCCAGGTACCGCGACACCAGCCAACCGGCCAGCCCCGTGGCGATCATGATCCACCGTTGCGGCCAGCTCGAGGGGTTGTAGGTCCAGCCCGGCGGCGTGGGCGGGCCGTGCTTCATGTACATGATCATGTTCGGCATGCCGGGCACGAGGATCGTCAGCGAAATGAGCCAGGCGCCCACCAGCGTGTCATTGAGGTACCCCGAGGCGGTCGGGGCCCACAGCACCACGGGCGCCGCAGTGAGCCAGACCCCCACGAAGCAGCATCCCCACAGGCTCACCGGCCGGTCGGTCGAAAGCGCCCGCCAGCCGAGCACAACCAGCACGGCCCCGGAGAGAATGTCGCTCCAGGTCATGAGCCAGGCCCTCAGGGTCGTGTGCGTCTGGTCGCTGAACCACACGCCCCGGCCGCCGCTGGGGTCGACCCACAGCCCCTCGTTCAGGTAGCCGAAGCTCCATGGGGCGACGAGCAGCCACAGGCCCAGAGCCACGATCGACCAGTAGCACCACAGCGTCTGCCTGTGGTGCGTCTGGAGCATCCGCCGCCGGTCATCGACTGACATGGCGTGGCCGTGCTGGTCTCCGCCGCAGTGATCTTGCCCGCCCGGCGAGTCCTCGCCCCCGTCTCTCTGGTCGTGTTCGTCATGGCCATGATCGCCGTGATTGGGTTCACCTTGCTGGTGATCGTCGTGCCTGTGATCGCTGTGCAATCCGACTTCCTGTTCGGCCATCGGGCGTGTGACTCCGCGGGATTTCATCGGCATCGATGGGAGTTAGGGGCCGGGAGGTGAGAGGACGACTGCTTGCGACGTCCATGCAGAAAGCGCGCCACTAGCGCGGCCGCCCGGTCCACTCCGCCCGGCACACTTTTTGCCCGCAACACTTGGCGAGGGTCGCTCGAAGAGCACGCCTACCGAGACACGAGTTGGAAGTGACCAACAAAACACAAGCCACTTTGTGAAGGAGTACCGTCATGCCTCAAGCCTGGAGCGACAAAGACGAGCGTCAGTACGAGCACGTCAAAAAGAGCGCTAAAGACCGGGGACGCTCCGATGATAGGGCCGAGGAGATCGCGGCCCGAACGGTCAACAAACAGCGCCGTCAAGAGGGGCGTACGCCCAACAAAACGACCCAGGGCACGGGCAACCCGAACACGGCGTTCGAGGACCGCACGGTCGAGGAGTTGCGAAATCGGGCTACTCAACTTGGCATCAAGGGACGCAGCAAAATGCGCAAGGAAGATCTGATCCAAGAAATCCGATCCCACCAATGAGAGCCGACTTAAGAATTCTTCCCACGAGCCGGGGCCTGCTCGATTGTCAGCGCTGCTCGCCTTATGGCCAAGGCGCCTTTTTGTTAGCCGCATTGCTCCGTGTCTAACCGAGAGGTGCGACTACCAAGGAGGCATTACCGTTGCGAGAGAACACACAGGTTCTTCAATTAGCCTATGCGACGAGCCTCAGGGAAACCGGCCGGTGAAGGGCTTCAGGCATGACAATTGCTGAAAGACCAGTTGACTGACCCCTCGGGTGTTTTGGATCAAAACACGGAGTCTTCGATTTCGTCAATCGAGACTCCTCCGATCCCCCCAATCTATTAATCCGAAGGAGATAGCGTAATGGACTTACACGCACAGGATGAGATGCAGCATCTCGGCAAGAGCGCCGGTTGTCAGAACCACAACCACGACATCATTCACGAATTGAGTCGACGTCTCGACTCGCTGTGGCGTTACGACCAGTACATCGCCAACGCGGACTTCCGCGACGGCCTGAGGACCTTCTGGGAGGACGCCAAGCGCCAGGAGGAAGAGAACATCGAGAGGCTCAAGGGCTTGCTCTGCGAGGAGCTCAACAGCGGCTGCTTCTGATTCGGAAGCGCCGGCAGGGCCGACACCCTGTGTGGCCAGCTCCGAACGCCCGTCGTGAGACCGCTTCCATTCAGCGGCTCGCGGCGGGCGTTCTTTTTGTTGATCATGCTAAAGGGTGGAGGGGCTTCAAGCTCTATTCCTGAAGCACTATTCCTTGCCGCTTCATTCGAAATCGCTGTACAGGTCTTCTGATTCGAGGCGGACCAGGGCTACTACCAGTCGCGGTAACTCCTTCTTATCAACGAGCCACTTCAGTCCCTGGGCGTCGCTGGCCAGGCCCAGCCTGCTGGCGGCCCTCAGCGCCCGTGCGTCGGCGAAGGGCGCCTGCTCGTCCCAAACGAGCTGGACCTCGCGGAAGAAGATGTCGGCGCCAACTTCGCCGATCCCCTTGAACTCCTTTAGCAGCTCGCGCTGCTCCTGCGGGTCGCGTTCAGCCTGCTCGCGGACGCCGCGCAGGTCGCCGCCGTAAACCTTCTGAAGGTGCTCGCACACTTCGCCGAGCATCCGACTGGTGCTCTCGTCGTAGCGGGCGTATCCCGATTCGTTTAGGGCGCGGGCACGCTGCTCCCAAGTCGACCGGGCCATCTTGTCGACGGTGGTCCAGCCCTCGTCGGCAAGGCGTTTGGCTGCCGCCGTGGCCAAGTCGACGCTGATCCTCGTGCTGTAGAGCAGCGACGCGCACAGCCAGAGGAATAGCGGGGCGGCCGTACCCTTCCCAAGGTCGATCCCCAGCTCCTCGGAATACAGCCGCCCGTGACGCTCGACGAGTTTCCGGGCGAGGTCGTGCTTGGTCGTTGTGACGCTCATGGATTTGGTCTCCCCGGCTGGGCCGTGTCTCAAGCGGACGAGCTCCGGCCTGGGCGAACGATCGCAGGCCGTTGAGGGTGGGGCTTCCCCCGGCTCGCTCGCGACGAAGCCGACGGGGGCTGTCCCCGTGGGGGCGCTGCGGCGTGACGACGTATCCGGACAATCCATCACGAGAGATGCATGGATCGCGGTCGCCGCCTCCGAAGTGGAGATACTCTTTAAAAGTAGGCGGTGTGTCAAAGAAGGCGGCGCCGTCGGATTGCCGACGGCGCCGCCCGTTCACTGCACGACGGTTCACGTCGCTGCCTTTCACTTCGCTACTGGCGGCCTCCTATGCCGTGGCGGCCCCCGAGCATCAGCGGCGCTGCTGGCTGCTCTTGTAGTTCTGCAACGCCTGGGCGAAGCGTTGGATCTCACCATTCCAGCTCGCCGTGACGGTGGCGCCGTCCTGCTGGACCTCGACGTCCTCCACCATCTTGCGGAGCGGCTCGGAGTCCATGAGACTCACCTTGAGCATCGCGGAGAAGCCCTCGACCACTTGCTTCATTTGCGAGGCGACCTCCTCGTTACGGGCGACGAGCTTCAACTCGTCGAACAACTTGCCGTCACGCTCGCCGGCCGCAAAACAGGCCCGCTTGTGCTGACGCAGCAGCGGGAACATCGCCCCCTCGTGCGGGATCGATTTGAGCTCAATCGCGGAAGCGTACACGACGGCGTTCTCGGGGACGCCGGAGGTCAGCTCCGAGTCCTCCCCCTTGAGTGAAGCCGAGTGTCCCTCGATCGTCTCCACCGCGTCCTTGACGCTGCGCTTCGATTTGGCGTAGGCGATCGTGTTGTCGTCCACCAGCACCCAGGCGACCGTGTGCGACTTCTTGTCCTTCTTGGAGGACCACTCGTCGCCCCGCGAGTCGTGCGGCTCTTCTTTGTTCTTGGACGCCTGGCAAGTGTAGATCGTGTGCCCTCGCCACGCGGTCTCTTGCACGTCTTTCTGCTTATTGATGCGTGAACGCACCTTGTCGGCATTGAAGTCGGCCGTCAGCAGCATCACGCAATCGCCCTCGCCGTAGCCGCTGCCGTAGAGCGTGACACCCTCGAAGTCCTCCCGCGTGTCAATGCCGTACGTCTCTTGCATCCAGTTACGGAATTTCTGCGCCCGATCGGGCCACGTGCCGCGGACCTCCTTGAGAGCCTTGGTCTCTTCGAGGGCGGCCAGGTCGACGTGGGCCAACCACTTCGTATCCTCGGGCACCTGATCGGCATTGAGCGGTCCGGCCGATGCGATGGTCGGCAGCGCGATCGCCAGGGCGAGCGCCAAAACAGTTCGGTAAATCATCTCGATATCTCCTTGGGTTTTAGAAAGGCTGTTGAGGGTCGGGTCGATTTAGAATCCCTTGAGAATCCCTTGCAACGCTTCTATGCGACGGATTGAGCATTCCGCGTGCGGGTTCGCGAAACCGCTCCACCACCGCTGCCCCCTTCCTCATCCAATAAAGAGGTTCTTTCCTGGAGAGAGGGGGGCAACGAGTGGAGCCTCCATTCGACCGTGCTAGCTCAGGTCATTTCGGATCCGCCGGAGTGCGATAATCGTTCGACCTGTAAACCTCGTCGCGCCAATACGACTTTGACGCGTGATAACCCCCGTCCGAGCCGCAACTGTAACGGTCGTTATCGCGGCAACCGTTATGGTAGTATCCGCCATGACTTCCACAGCCCTCTTGGTAGTACCCGCCATGGCTGCCGCCACGTTCGTGGTAGTATCCGCCATGGCTTCCAGATTCATTGTGGTAATAGCCTCCGTGGCTACCGCAGCTATTGCCCCAGCGCCCGAAGTCGCCGCTACCTCGGTCGAACAACCAGCCGGCATCGGCTGTAGTCGCAACCAACACGCAGCTGCTGAAAAGTGCGATGAACCTAATAGTTCTCATTCCAAACTCTCCTTATCGTCGGATGGTCTCAGCATGCTGACGAGTCAAACCACCTACCGCCAAACCGCCGTGAACGATCCCAACACGGCGCCGCGCGCACTCGTCAACATGAGGACACAACACGGGTTCGTCGCGCCAGGGGTGAGCAACCATCGTGCCGAGCGCCGCCCCTTTAGGCACGAGCACATAGAATTGGTTGTCGGGAGCGGCGGCGAGAACCGATCTTAGAAGCCACGACCGCAGGTACAGAGGCGGTCTAAGAGACACGGTAAGGTTTGTGGCGGATCGAATAAAATGCGTTCTTTGCGACAACACCACACGTGGCGCATGCAAGCAGTCCCGGTTGGGAGCGCGCGTTGTCCTATCAACTTGTGTTTGGCGCATTCAGTTTGCTTGGTTTGCAATCTTGCACCGTAAGCCGGGTGAGGCCGCGTGGACCATCGCGCCGGAGGCGTAGGCCCCCGCCTCCCTGAAGACGCCGGGGCCCTGCGAGGTGGCGTTGCGTGGTCAAGTGTCGCCGTGAGATCAAGCACTCCACAGCGTCAAAACGTGGGGCACACGGATTGTCTCAGGCCGCGTCAACGCAGGCGATTGACGAATCCGCCTGGAGCCACCGAAGACCGCCTTCTGCGTCGACTCGCCAGCCGCCGCCTCGCCAGCACGGGCAACTAGAAAGCGAAAGACACCTCTCGGACTCTCCATGCAGGAGATTTACCCCATTACTTTACGAGGCGGGGGGGAGGGACTGGAACACGCATTGCAGCGATAGGCATCCATGCACACGCACGTGTATCGCCGCGTGCGGCGCTACACTTCCGCCACCGAACGCTGTTCGAAGTAGAAGTACTGTTTCAGATAGGCGACAATCACCCCTGGCCCTATACGAAGGAGGCATCCGATGAAGAAAATCGACGCGGACCAATTGCGTTCAATGTTCGACAACAACGCCGATTTCCTGCTGATCAACACCCTATCCGCCGATAACTTCGCCAAGACGAAGATCGAAGGGGCGGTCAATATCCCGCAGGATCAGGACCAATTCGTGTCTGAAGTCGAGTCGCGTGCCGCCGACAAGTCGACGCCGATCGTCGTCTACTGCGCGAGCGCGGACTGCAACTCGTCCGACAAGGCGGCCGAGAAGCTTGACGCGGCGGGGTTCACCAACGTGATGGACTTTGCCGAAGGGGCGGCCGGTTGGCAAAACGAACCGGCGACAGCGCCGAACTGACACGTGGCTTTAGCCGTGTCTAGAGCGGTTTACGAGTTGTGTGGACGAGTGGAGAAGCGAAAAGCGGCATGGCAACGATGAGGTCGAAGTGAGCAGTGCGGTGCATTGTCGATGCAGACCGACGAAGCCAAGCCGGCTATCACGATCCGAATGTCCACGCCAACGAATAAACCGCTTTAGGATCGCCGTTTCATCGGGCCGGCGGGCGACCGCCGGCCCGATCCCTTTGCGGCGGGTTGGCGGCAGGCGTTGGTTGCCATGCAAGGGATAAGCCTCTGCTCATCCGAAGCATTGCTGCTGCACGCCATGCGTCGATCTGGTCACCGACGACTCACAGCAACGTGTGCCCACTGGACTGGCGCCACCCGCCGTAGGCTCAACACTGCTCTGATTAACCGGCATAGAGCCTCGCCGGGGGGACGCGGGCCGTTGGAGGCCACCGGGCCGTTGCTTCGAATTAGCATCGCGGCAGGCAATCTCACGACATTTGAACGGCCGGGGTGACCAATTCGACCTTGAGCCACCCCTCCTCGCGGCGGTCGAACGCCTCATAGGCCTCGATCGCCGAGACGAGTTTTTCTTGCTGGGTGACGAGCCGCATAGGGTCGACCGCACCAGTCTGCACCAGCCGCAGCAGCTCGGGCATGTAGCGGCGGTGATTGCAGTTGCCCATGTTGACCGTGAGGTTCTTGTTCATTGCGGCGCCGATCGGGAAGCGGTCGTGCTCCGGGGGGTAGACGCCGATGATCGATACCGTGCCCGCCTTGGCGACACTCTGCACGGCCCAGTCAAGCGCCTGCGACGGGGCGCCACCCGGCTCCCACAGCTCGCCCTCGCCCTCGGAGGGTTCCGAATCGCCCCGCCTCTCGGCGTCGACGCCCACGGCGTCGATCACCCTGTCGGGCCCGATGCCGCCGGTCAGGTCGCGGAGCGTCTCGACCGGGTCCTCCTCGTCGAAATCGATCGTCTCGGCGCCCTGGGCGGTGGCGATCTCAAGCCGGCTGGGGAGGTTGTCGATCGCCAGCACTCGGCCGGCGCCGAGCAAGAAGGCGCTGACGATCGCGAACTGCCCCACCGGGCCGCAGCCGAAGACCGCCACTGTGTCGCCCGGTCCGACTTCGGCCAACTTGGCCCCGAAGTGGCCCGTCGGGAAGATGTCGGACAAGGGGATTGCTTGCTCGTCGCTCACCTCGTCGGGCAGCTTCACCAGCCCCACGTTAGCGAACGGGATGCGGGCGTACTCGGCTTGCAGCCCGTCGAAGGGGCCGGTGGGCTCCGGGCCGCCGTAGAACGAGGTGCCCGCCAGCGATCCGTTGGGGTTGGCCGTGTCACACTGGGCGAAGTATCCATCGCGGCAGTAGGAGCAGCTGCCGCAGCCGATCGTCGATGGGATCACGACCCGGTCCCCGGCGCGCAGGTTGCGTACGCTCCTGCCGGTCTCGACCACCACGCCGACCGCCTCGTGGCCGAGCACCGTGCCGGGCTTCATGCCGGGCGCCGTGCCTCGCACAAAGTGGAGGTCGGTCCCGCAGATGGCGCTGGTCGTGATCTGAACGATCGCATCGTTGGGGTCTTGGATCTTCGGCTCGGGGATGTCGTCGAGACGGATGTCGCCGACGCCGTGAAAAACTACGGCTTTCATGGCAGGTGCTCCTTCGGCTGGTGGGAGGTATGGCGTGGTAGATTCGGCTCGGCAAGCGCCAGGAAGTGCAACGATACGGCACGAATTACGTTTGCTATTTACGGACTCTCTCTATCTCAATGCTTGCAACTCATGCGCCACAGCCAAGGCCGGCGGCGCCATTGCGCCGACCAACGGCCGTCGCGACCCCCTTGCGTCAGGAGCGCACGCACCTTGAACACGACCGCTAGCAAGACGCCGTCTTACCCCGAGGCGACGCTCGCCCTGGCCGCCGAGCCGTACGACTTCATCTCGCGCCAATGCAGCCGCTTCGGCACGGACGTCTTCGCGACCCGGCTGCTTCTGCGCAAGACGCTTTGCATGACGGGCCCCGACGCCGCCAGGCTCTTTTACGACGATTCAAAGTTCCGCCGCGCCGGGGCGGCGCCGGGCGCTTTGACCAAAACCCTCCTCGGTCGGGGCGGCGTACAGGGCCTTGATGGCGAGTCGCACCGGCGCCGCAAGGCGATGTTCCTGAGTATGACCGACGACGGGCACGCCGCGGCGATGGCCGCGTGTTTCCACGCGCGGCTGCATCACGACGCCGGGTCGTGGTCCCGGGCCGGCGAGGTGACGCTCTACGGCGCGCTGCACGAGGTACTATGCCGCGCCGCGTGCGAGTGGGTAGGCGTCCCCCTGCCCGAGGAGGAAGTCGGCTTGCGGACGCGGCAGCTGACGTCGCTCTTCGACCACGCCGGCTCGCGCGGTCCCAAGCACATCCTCGCCCGTTGGCGCCGGTGGCGGGCCGATCGCTGGATGGAGCGCGTCGTTCAGTCGGTGCGCTCGGGCGAGCTCGTCCCGCCGCAGGGGGCGCCGCTGCGAATTATCGCCGAGCACGTCGACGCCGATGGCGCGCCGATGACCGACCATGAGGCGGCGGTCGAGGCGCTCAACCTGGTCCGCCCGGTGGTGGCCGTCTCGGTCTACGTGGTGTTCGTGGCGCTCGCACTCGAGGAGCACGCCGGCTGCCGCGAGCGTGTGAGAGCGGGCGACGACGCACAGCTCGAGTGCTTCGCCCAGGAGGTGCGGCGCTACTACCCCTTCTTCCCCTGCCTCGTCGCCGAGACGCGGGACCGGTTCGAGTGGCGTGGCCACGAGTTCCCCGCAGGCCGGCGGGTGCTGCTCGACGTCTACGGCACGAACCACGACCCGCGCGTCTGGGACGACCCCGAGGCGTTCCGCCCCGAACGGTTCGCCGACGGACGGGAGCGTCCTTTCGGCTTCATTCCCCAAGGGGGTGGCGACCCGGCCCTCACCCACCGATGCCCCGGTGAGCGGATCGCTCTGGAACTGATGAAGACGGCGGCCGCGTTCTTGACGCGTGAGATCGAGTACACGGTTCCCCAACAAGACCTTCGGGTCAACCGCAGGCGGATGCCGGCGTTGCCGGCCAGCCGATTCCACCTCAATGTATTGAGGCTGAATCCAGTGCCGCCCCGGCAGAATTCCGCCCCATGATCTAACCGCCTACTTGCTGTTTTGCACCGTCTCTCGTCCTTCTTAGATACGTGCCCTACCCCTATAGGCTAGTACATCAAAAAAGCCCCAATCGTGTATATAAACGTGGCAATAAACTATGACCACTGATGTAGTAAGAATGCCTAAAAATGGACACTCTTGACGACCTCACGACTTCGTATTATTGTCGTAAGTCGTTGGGTAATAGCGGCTTAAGAAGCAAGCCAGAATCTAGCCTGTTGAGCTGTTGAGCTAGGGGTGCTTAAGCAAATTGCCGTGTTTTTCAGGGCCGCCCGGCGATGAGCAAGCCCTCGGCAAAAAAGCGAGACCCAGATTATTGCAGGTCATCGCTCGGGTGGCAAGAACCGAGGCTACTACTATCGGCCGCCCGAAGGGCGATACGCCGCTGCTGGCGAAATTTTGCGATTTCCGGAGCGGGGATCCGCGGCTGAGGGCGTAATGAGTCGGGCGTCGACGGGCGGGCCAGACGTTATCGCTGAGAGTCGGCGGGCGGCTACTGAGCAGCAGTTCCTCTTAGCTAGCCGGCCAACTCGCGAGTCGATCGAGCCGAATTGCTCTGCGTGAAGGTGGGTTGTAGCGTCCCAATCTCCGTCGATTCGGCTTCCTACAGCGCGGCGCCGCGAGTCCACCTTGTACTCAATGCGTTATCGGCCTCAGCTGTTGCGGTACTTGCCAGGAGACAAGCCGGTCTCGCGTTTGAACATCACCCCCATGTACTCGGAGTGCTTGAAGCCCGCCAGGCCTGCGATGTTCTCTAGCGACAGGTCGGTCATCTTCAGAAGCTCTTTGCAGCGAGCGATCTGCACGTTGCGTATCTCCGCCTTGGGCGACCTGCCAAAGTGCTCGCGAAAGCCTCGCTCTAGCCAACTCCTCGAGACCGACATGTGGTCCAGGACATCCTGCACCGTGGCGCCTTCGCAGGCGTGATCACGGATGTACCGCAAAGCCCGGGCGATCTCGGGGTCGGGCACGGCGAAGATATCCGTGGACTGGCGGACCGCGACGCCGAGCGATGGGATCTCGGTGGTCTCGTTTTCGATGGCGCCGTTCTCCTCGCCTTGCATGATCTGGTCCAGGCGTTTGGCCGCCACGAAACCGATGCGTTCGGGATCGAGGATGATGCTCGACATCGGCGGGTTGGTGAGGTTGCAAAGCAGCTCGTCGTTGTCGACCCCTAGCACGGCGACCTCTTCGGGGACCATCAGGTTGGCGCGACCGCAGGCGTCGAGCACGTGGTGCCCCAGCAGGTCATTGGTGGCCAACACCCCCACTGGTCGGGGCAGGCTCACGAGCCACTCGGCGAGCCGCTCTTGGTCTTGGTCCCACTTCTGCGCTTGGACACGGAACGGTTGCTCGTAGACGCGGCATTCGTGCTTCGTGAATTCGACTTCCGCCACAAACCCATCGGCCCGTTGTTGCGACCAATGCTGTCCCCGGTAGTGACAGCAGGCGAAGTGCTTGAAGCCACGCTCGATAAAGTGCTGGGCGCCGGCGCGACCACACGCGCTGTCCGCGGAGCAGATCCGCGGGATTCCCATGCTGGGCGTGAAGTTGCTCAGGTCGATGACCGCCATGCCGCGGCCCAGGATCGTTTTCTTCGAGTCCTCGGTGAGCTGCCGCGTGATGATGCCGTCGCCGCTCCAGCGAGAGAGCAGCCGCGTAACGTCACCGCCGATCTCGTGCTGCTCGATGTAGATCGACCACGGACGGCTCGAGATGAGGTACTGAGAGATCCCTTTCAAGATGCCGCGTCCGTAGAGACGCGAAGTCTCGACATCGAGGGCGACTCTTGGGCGTGATGTCATTGCGTGCGTTCCTGGCCTGGGTCGCGAAACAACAGGCGGCTGCTCGCTAGCCGCGTTCCGGGTGGGGCTGTGCGAGAGAGTCTTGACGCTGTGGCCAACACGATCCAGCAGGGGACGCGTTGATCGCAGCATGCAGCCGAAAAATAACTCTTATATGAAGAATAACTATTCTCATATGCAGCTACAACACAATCGTGTGCCGTCAGACTGGATGCTCTCGGCCTGCACGGCGTCAGTTGAAAAGAACGGCAATTACCGTGGCTTGGAGCGTTTATGGCAGCGGATCGCCATGCGGGCTGCCGCCGCCCAGCGACCCGCAAAGATCCTCTGTCGCTCCGGCAAAGAATCTCCTTTGTTATCGCTGCCGAGGTAGGTAGGGTTGGCTGTGGCTTCGGTGATCGAACAAGTGTGCTCGCTAAGCGAGACACACAAACTCATAGCAATCGAGGCGGTGCGAGGGAGTATGGACAGAGGGCCGGAAGTTTTTTGCAGGACGATCCAAGTGATTCAGTGACACGACTCTGCGGCCGGTCGAAGCAACGGCGGAAGCGGCCGAGAGTTTGGCAAGACTACTCTCCAATGGGGGATGCGATGATTCTTAAGACGTGCGCCTATGTCTCTTCTGCACTGACGCTGTGTGTCGCGTGTGGAGCCCATGCGGCTTCGCCCGTGACGGTGCTTGATAGTTCATTCGAGAATGTCCTCGCCGCCGCGACCCCTGAGGTTGTGGACGGCCCTAGCCCCTGGCGATTCGCGTGGGGGGGTGGCTTTGCGAGCCTGTACGAGTCGCCCTCGCCGCTGTACCCCAACCAAGATGGCGATTATTTGGGGAATGTCTTTCTCACCGAAGAAGCCGGCTTCGCCGCTCTCTACCAAGACGTGGTGACCATCCAAGAAGGCACCTACAAGTTCACGCTCGGTGTGGGCCACGAGCCCGACGCCGAGCCGTCGGATCAGCCGTTCCGGATCAACTTCGAGGCGACCGGCAACGGCCCTACGACGCTTGTGCAAGAGAACACTTATCCGCTCAACGCCTTTGACAGCGACGGGCTGACCGACATCACGGCCGAGGTGACCTTCGCTCCTGGCCACCCGGAGATCGGACGTAAACTCCGTCCCGTGCTGTTGGCCTCGGGTCCCGATGCGGGGACGAACCCCGAGGACCCTCGGGCTAGCTACATGATGGACAACGCACGTCTCGAGTTCACGCCCACCGGCGGTCCCGATGAGATGGTCCGCGTTGGTCAGCATTCGTTTGACCCGCTTGATTGGAATCTGGCCGCCGGCACGAACGCGAACGCCACGCAGTACCGGCCCGAAGAGCCGCTCTTCGCCAGCCAAGACAGCGACCAGCTGGGAGCCTTGACCGTGCGCGGCGAAGGGGGCTGGGGGGCGGCGTTTTATCAAGACACCACCACGATCGAAGAGGGCGTTTACTCGCTGACCGTCGGTGTGGCCCACGACCCGGAATTCGAGCCGACTAGCGCGCCGTTCCAAATCAACTTTGAATCGGTGGCGGCCAACGGCGCC harbors:
- a CDS encoding vitamin K epoxide reductase family protein, which produces MSVDDRRRMLQTHHRQTLWCYWSIVALGLWLLVAPWSFGYLNEGLWVDPSGGRGVWFSDQTHTTLRAWLMTWSDILSGAVLVVLGWRALSTDRPVSLWGCCFVGVWLTAAPVVLWAPTASGYLNDTLVGAWLISLTILVPGMPNMIMYMKHGPPTPPGWTYNPSSWPQRWIMIATGLAGWLVSRYLAVYQLGYTTYVWDPFFGFAQGTRQVLDSKMSHAWPISDAGLGSLSYTFEFLMGFMGSPSRWRTMPWMVAFFGVLVIPLGLTHIFLVASQPVLVHHWCSMCLLAALIMLPMIPLEVDEVVAMCLHVVRAKRRGDRGGSLWAIFWKGGEAEGCTPDERSPELIELPRRPREVFLASIWGMSFPWTLTASTALGVALMAAPAWLGVGVETAAADVAHIGGALIATVSVVCMGEVVRVGRLLNIPLGVAVAAAPWALDGGGVVYGVACTAMGLAVAALSAPRGVVCERYGSWDRFVR
- a CDS encoding Rho termination factor N-terminal domain-containing protein codes for the protein MPQAWSDKDERQYEHVKKSAKDRGRSDDRAEEIAARTVNKQRRQEGRTPNKTTQGTGNPNTAFEDRTVEELRNRATQLGIKGRSKMRKEDLIQEIRSHQ
- a CDS encoding rhodanese-like domain-containing protein translates to MKKIDADQLRSMFDNNADFLLINTLSADNFAKTKIEGAVNIPQDQDQFVSEVESRAADKSTPIVVYCASADCNSSDKAAEKLDAAGFTNVMDFAEGAAGWQNEPATAPN
- a CDS encoding zinc-dependent alcohol dehydrogenase, producing MKAVVFHGVGDIRLDDIPEPKIQDPNDAIVQITTSAICGTDLHFVRGTAPGMKPGTVLGHEAVGVVVETGRSVRNLRAGDRVVIPSTIGCGSCSYCRDGYFAQCDTANPNGSLAGTSFYGGPEPTGPFDGLQAEYARIPFANVGLVKLPDEVSDEQAIPLSDIFPTGHFGAKLAEVGPGDTVAVFGCGPVGQFAIVSAFLLGAGRVLAIDNLPSRLEIATAQGAETIDFDEEDPVETLRDLTGGIGPDRVIDAVGVDAERRGDSEPSEGEGELWEPGGAPSQALDWAVQSVAKAGTVSIIGVYPPEHDRFPIGAAMNKNLTVNMGNCNHRRYMPELLRLVQTGAVDPMRLVTQQEKLVSAIEAYEAFDRREEGWLKVELVTPAVQMS
- a CDS encoding cytochrome P450, producing the protein MNTTASKTPSYPEATLALAAEPYDFISRQCSRFGTDVFATRLLLRKTLCMTGPDAARLFYDDSKFRRAGAAPGALTKTLLGRGGVQGLDGESHRRRKAMFLSMTDDGHAAAMAACFHARLHHDAGSWSRAGEVTLYGALHEVLCRAACEWVGVPLPEEEVGLRTRQLTSLFDHAGSRGPKHILARWRRWRADRWMERVVQSVRSGELVPPQGAPLRIIAEHVDADGAPMTDHEAAVEALNLVRPVVAVSVYVVFVALALEEHAGCRERVRAGDDAQLECFAQEVRRYYPFFPCLVAETRDRFEWRGHEFPAGRRVLLDVYGTNHDPRVWDDPEAFRPERFADGRERPFGFIPQGGGDPALTHRCPGERIALELMKTAAAFLTREIEYTVPQQDLRVNRRRMPALPASRFHLNVLRLNPVPPRQNSAP
- a CDS encoding XylR family transcriptional regulator, giving the protein MTSRPRVALDVETSRLYGRGILKGISQYLISSRPWSIYIEQHEIGGDVTRLLSRWSGDGIITRQLTEDSKKTILGRGMAVIDLSNFTPSMGIPRICSADSACGRAGAQHFIERGFKHFACCHYRGQHWSQQRADGFVAEVEFTKHECRVYEQPFRVQAQKWDQDQERLAEWLVSLPRPVGVLATNDLLGHHVLDACGRANLMVPEEVAVLGVDNDELLCNLTNPPMSSIILDPERIGFVAAKRLDQIMQGEENGAIENETTEIPSLGVAVRQSTDIFAVPDPEIARALRYIRDHACEGATVQDVLDHMSVSRSWLERGFREHFGRSPKAEIRNVQIARCKELLKMTDLSLENIAGLAGFKHSEYMGVMFKRETGLSPGKYRNS